A stretch of the uncultured Fusobacterium sp. genome encodes the following:
- a CDS encoding glutamine synthetase III, producing the protein MNTMLEVFGVNYFSELELKSRVPSSIFKKFKSVQLGEAEMSLEVADVIANAVKSWATEKGATHFTHWFQPLTELTAEKHESFIAITSDGTIMSQFSGKELIKGEADTSSFPNGGLRSTFEARGYTAWDTSSPMFLKGEGISKTLYIPTAFVGYNGEALDKKVPLIRSIKAVESQALRIQKLLGDTQTRHIDVTLGAEQEYFLVEKEFWDKRLDLALAGRTLFGNLPPKGQEMNDHYYGTIKERVECFMAELDAELWKVGVMAKTKHNEVAPNQFEIALMFTTANVAVDQNHLTMDIIKKVANRHHLAALLHEKPFQGVNGSGKHCNWSLSTDTGKNLYNPDSLTKDNLQFLLYLMAVIEGVDRYADILRACTATPGNDHRLGGHEAPPAVISIFLGEQLQELLENIGNTEFNESSEEVLDIGMHIPKISKDLSDRNRTSPFAFTGNKFEFRMPGSSASASTPVFMINTIVADILKEYADYLEKTDPTKNINKYIVKLVKDRYPKHKRIIFNGNGYEQAWIDKAKELGLSNLKNTIEGIPVYIREETIALFERHKVLTRNELYSRFKIYSDRFNKQTNIEISTAIRMARNEIYPCISRYITNISQMINSVREALGEEQFIQYDKEHLIKVIGFKNQLKDAITELNEGLRTAMAISDEYERACYYHNELIPVLARMRTVVDSLELLIEKTVWPIPTYYDLLFRL; encoded by the coding sequence ATGAACACAATGCTGGAAGTTTTTGGAGTAAACTATTTTTCAGAACTTGAATTAAAAAGTAGAGTTCCTAGTTCAATTTTCAAAAAATTTAAATCTGTTCAACTTGGGGAAGCTGAAATGTCTTTAGAGGTAGCTGATGTTATTGCCAATGCAGTAAAAAGCTGGGCTACTGAAAAAGGAGCTACACACTTTACTCACTGGTTTCAACCTCTTACTGAATTAACTGCAGAAAAACATGAATCTTTTATTGCTATTACATCAGATGGAACTATAATGTCTCAATTCTCTGGAAAAGAGCTTATAAAAGGAGAAGCTGATACATCATCTTTCCCTAATGGAGGATTAAGATCAACTTTTGAAGCTCGTGGATATACAGCTTGGGATACAAGCTCACCTATGTTCTTAAAAGGAGAAGGAATTTCTAAAACTCTATATATTCCTACTGCTTTTGTTGGTTATAATGGAGAAGCATTAGATAAAAAAGTTCCATTAATAAGATCTATAAAAGCTGTTGAATCTCAAGCATTAAGAATTCAAAAATTATTAGGAGATACTCAAACTAGACATATAGATGTTACTCTTGGTGCTGAACAAGAATATTTCCTTGTTGAAAAAGAATTTTGGGATAAACGTTTAGACCTAGCATTAGCTGGAAGAACTCTTTTTGGTAACTTACCACCTAAAGGTCAAGAGATGAACGATCACTACTATGGAACAATTAAAGAGAGAGTAGAATGTTTCATGGCTGAGCTTGATGCTGAACTTTGGAAAGTTGGAGTTATGGCTAAAACTAAACATAATGAAGTTGCACCTAACCAATTTGAAATAGCACTAATGTTTACTACAGCAAACGTTGCTGTTGACCAAAACCACTTAACTATGGACATCATCAAAAAAGTTGCAAATAGACATCATCTTGCTGCACTTCTTCATGAAAAACCTTTCCAAGGTGTCAATGGTTCTGGAAAACATTGTAACTGGTCACTATCAACAGATACAGGAAAAAATCTATACAACCCAGATTCTCTAACTAAAGATAATCTTCAATTTTTACTATATCTAATGGCTGTTATAGAGGGTGTAGACAGATATGCTGATATCTTAAGAGCATGTACAGCTACACCAGGAAATGATCATAGACTTGGAGGACACGAAGCTCCACCAGCAGTTATCTCTATCTTCTTAGGAGAGCAACTTCAAGAACTATTAGAAAATATTGGTAACACAGAATTCAATGAAAGTTCTGAAGAAGTACTAGATATCGGAATGCACATTCCAAAAATTTCTAAAGACTTATCAGATAGAAACAGAACTTCACCTTTTGCATTTACAGGAAATAAATTTGAGTTTAGAATGCCAGGATCAAGTGCCTCAGCTTCTACACCAGTATTTATGATTAATACAATAGTTGCTGATATCTTAAAAGAGTATGCTGATTACTTAGAAAAAACAGATCCTACAAAAAATATCAATAAATATATTGTTAAGCTTGTAAAAGATAGATATCCTAAACACAAAAGAATTATATTCAATGGAAATGGATATGAACAAGCTTGGATAGATAAAGCTAAAGAACTAGGACTTTCAAATCTAAAAAACACTATTGAAGGAATTCCTGTTTATATTAGAGAAGAAACTATAGCTCTTTTTGAAAGACATAAAGTTTTAACAAGAAATGAGTTATACTCAAGATTCAAAATTTACAGTGATAGATTTAATAAACAAACAAATATTGAAATATCTACTGCTATTAGAATGGCAAGAAATGAAATTTATCCTTGTATTTCAAGATATATAACTAATATCTCTCAAATGATTAACAGTGTTAGAGAAGCTCTAGGAGAAGAACAATTTATCCAATATGATAAAGAACATTTAATTAAAGTAATCGGATTTAAAAATCAACTTAAAGATGCTATAACTGAATTAAATGAAGGGCTTAGAACTGCTATGGCTATTTCTGATGAGTATGAGAGAGCTTGTTATTACCACAATGAACTTATACCTGTTTTAGCTCGTATGAGAACTGTTGTTGACTCTCTTGAACTTCTAATAGAAAAAACAGTATGGCCTATACCTACTTATTACGATTTATTATTTAGATTATAA